The Streptomyces sp. M92 nucleotide sequence CGTCGGTAATAAGAAGCAACCCCGAGCCGGTCATCTGTGACCCGTCACTCGCTAGTCTTTGCGGCATGTACGGCTACGACCAGACCGCTGGCCAACAGCAGCAGCAGTACGCCCCGCCGCAGCAGCCGATGTCCGGTGGCTACGGGCAGCAGCCGCCGCTGTACCCCGAGCCGTCCCCGCCCTCGCTCGCGGACGCGGTGCGTGCCTTCACCACCGGTCAGATGTCCGCCGAGGACTTCCAGCAGATCTTCGCCACCTCGAAGGTCTACTGCCCGCGCGGCGACAACCCCGGCTTCCTCGCGCTGCACAACACCCAGCAGCCGGTGATCCCCATGTTCACCGGCCTCAAGGAGCTGCGCCGGTACGCGGGCAAGGAGTCCAAGTACTTCGTGATCACGGGCGCCGAGGTGATCGACCTCCTGCCGACCGGCTACGGCTTCGTGCTCGACATGGAGGGCGAGCACCGGATGGTGTTCGACGCGAAGGCCGTGGAGCAGATGGTCGACTTCGCGATGCGCCGGATGTACGGCTAGGCGTCGCCGATGGCGCTGTGCGAGCCCGGAGGGAATGCCCTCCGGGCTTTCGCGGTTCTGGGTGGCAAGAAGTTCAACGCTCAACTAAAGTGGGGCGCACGCCGCCCGAGGAGGTCGACATGCCTGCCGTGACCGTCGAGAACCCGCTGACGCTGCCCCGCGTATCCGCGTCCGCCGACGCCGTCGCACGTCCCGTGCTCACCGTCACGACCGCGCCCAGCGGTTTCGAGGGCGAGGGCTTCCCGGTTCGCCGCGCGTTCGCCGGGATCAACTACCGCCACCTCGACCCGTTCATCATGATGGACCAGATGGGTGAGGTGGAGTACGCGCCCGGGGAGCCCAAGGGCACGCCCTGGCACCCGCACCGCGGCTTCGAGACCGTCACCTACATCATCGACGGGGTCTTCGACCACCAGGACTCCAACGGCGGTGGCGGCACCATCACCAACGGCGACACCCAGTGGATGACGGCCGGCTCCGGTCTCCTCCACATCGAGGCGCCGCCGGAGCAGCTGGTCATGTCCGGCGGTCTCTTCCACGGCCTCCAGCTGTGGGTGAACCTGCCGGCCAAGGACAAGATGATGGCCCCCCGCTACCAGGACATCCGCAGCGGCAGCGTCCAGCTGCTCACCTCCCCCGACGGCGGCGCGCTGATGCGGGTCATCGCCGGTGAGCTGGACGGCCACGAGGGCCCCGGCATCACGCACACGCCGATCACGATGGTCCACGCGACCCTCGCGCCGGGCGCCGAGGTCACCCTGCCGTGGCGGGAGGACTTCAACGGCCTGGCGTACGTGATGGCCGGTCGCGGGTCGGTCGGTGCCGAGCGGCGTCCGATCCACCTCGGCCAGACCGCCGTCTTCGGCGCCGGAGGCTCGCTGACCGTCCGCGCGGACGACAAGCAGGACTCGCACACGCCGGACCTGGAGGTCGTGCTGCTGGGCGGCCGGCCGATCCGGGAGCCCATGGCCCACTACGGCCCGTTCGTCATGAACACCAAGGACGAGCTGATGCAGGCCTTCGAGGACTTCCAGAAGGGCCGCCTCGGCACCGTCCCGGCCGTGCACGGCATGTCGGAGGCGGGCCCGGAGGCCTGACGCCGGCCGGGGAGCAGCCTCTAGGTGAACCGGTGATCCGTCACCCGGGCGGGCCGTCCGCGCAGGACAGCCCGCCCGGTGCGTGATCGGCTGGGGACGTGCACCTGCTTCCCGACCCGGTGCGTCGGTTCGCCGCCTGGTGCGCCGTCGTCCTCCTCGCCAGCGGTGTCGTCTACGTCGCGATCCGGCTCTGCGTCGAGTTCCGCACCGCGGTGACGCCGGCGCTGCTCGCGCTGCTCGGCACCGCGCTGCTCCGGCCGCTGCACCGGTGGCTGGTCAAGGCGCACGTGCAGCGGTCGCTGGCGGCCGGGCTCACCTGCGTCGCCGTCGTGGCCGT carries:
- a CDS encoding SseB family protein codes for the protein MYGYDQTAGQQQQQYAPPQQPMSGGYGQQPPLYPEPSPPSLADAVRAFTTGQMSAEDFQQIFATSKVYCPRGDNPGFLALHNTQQPVIPMFTGLKELRRYAGKESKYFVITGAEVIDLLPTGYGFVLDMEGEHRMVFDAKAVEQMVDFAMRRMYG
- a CDS encoding pirin family protein is translated as MPAVTVENPLTLPRVSASADAVARPVLTVTTAPSGFEGEGFPVRRAFAGINYRHLDPFIMMDQMGEVEYAPGEPKGTPWHPHRGFETVTYIIDGVFDHQDSNGGGGTITNGDTQWMTAGSGLLHIEAPPEQLVMSGGLFHGLQLWVNLPAKDKMMAPRYQDIRSGSVQLLTSPDGGALMRVIAGELDGHEGPGITHTPITMVHATLAPGAEVTLPWREDFNGLAYVMAGRGSVGAERRPIHLGQTAVFGAGGSLTVRADDKQDSHTPDLEVVLLGGRPIREPMAHYGPFVMNTKDELMQAFEDFQKGRLGTVPAVHGMSEAGPEA